The sequence below is a genomic window from Bacteroidales bacterium.
ACAACATAAAAACAATAACATTCACAGTTCACGGACCGGTATGTATAGCAGGTTGCACAACCAAAATAAGAGTTTATGAAGACAACGCCAACCGCAGTTTGCTTATTTACATTGACAGCAGCAGGGAACAAGACGAAAGAATTATGACTTACCAACGTGATGAATCCGCAGGAAAAATAAACAAAGCAGAAGAAAAAAAATATCAGTTGTTGCTTCGCAATGTACAGCAAATGCTCAAGCCGCTCAAGGTTGTTAATCCTTATGCACCACACTTGAAAATACCGCCGGGAGTGTTTAAGAAAAGACGAAGCAACTGGTTATATCTACGCTTTATAGAAATCATAACTCTGTACCATCAGTACCAACGAGAACAGAAAACAAATAATGAAACAGGCGAAATATATATCGAAACCACATTAGAAGATATTGCATGGGCAAATAAATTACTTAAAAATGTTTTACTCCGAAAAGCCGATGAATTAAGCGAGCCGGCACGTAACTTTTTTGAATACCTTAAAAAATGGCTGAAAGAAAATAAAATGGAGCAGTTTAAAAACAAAGACATCAGAGACGGATTGCAGGTAACAGCATCGTGCCTAAAACGATACCTGCCGGAACTGCTTAACTGCGGACATATAAAAATTACATCAGGCAACAAAACAAAGGGATACACTTACGAAATTACAAGTTATGAAGAATACGAAAAACTTAAAAACAGCATAAATAATCTGCTCGACAATTTACTTGATGAATTAAAAAAGAAAGAAGAAAAAAATAAAAATACAGTGGTTTGCTTGGTTTAACGTGGTTTATTAATAAAAACGAGCCATTGAAAACATTTACAGTCGTGTTTTTAACGGCTGTGGTTCGGAAAAAAATAAAAAAGGTGTGTTATGAAAAGTATGGAATTAAATCATAAAGATTTTATACGGCTTGAATATGGCTTTAGGGAATGGTTAAGTTTACTCGGTTATGCAGGAACAAGTGTATATGGAATACCTAATTCCATTCGTGAATTTTTAGCATGGCTTGAACAAAACAGAATTTTTGATATAAATAACATTACATCTGACCATGTAAACGAATATTTTGAAACACTCCGGCACAGAATAAACACACGCAGAGAAGGCGGATTAAGTAACAGCTATCTGAATAAGCACTCGCAGGCATTAAAACGCTTCAGCACCTACTTACGTGAAACATCAGGAAACGGTTTTTCGGTAGAAATAAAAACAATAAAACAGGAACGGAATATTAAAGATGTACTTACCATAAAAGAAGTGCAGCTTCTTTTTGATGCAACCAATGATACCGCTTTAGGATTAAGGGACAGAGTAATGTTAAGCATTTATTATGGTTGTGGATTAAGAAGAAACGAAGGAATACAAATGGATACAGACGATATACTTTTCGACCGCAAACTTCTTTATATCCGGAAAGGAAAAAATTATACAGAACGCTATGTGCCGGTAAGAGAGAAAATCATCAAATATATTGCCGATTATATCAATAGCGGAAGGACTGCATTAATAAGAGAAAGCCATTCAGGTAATGCTTTTCTGCTTAGTGAAAGAGGAGAACGCATAAACGGACAGAGTTTGTTACTTCGCTTAAAACAACTGAAAGAAGCCACAGGCGATACTGAACTGATGCAAAAGAATATCGGGTTACATTCCTTACGCCACAGCATAGCCACACATCTACTTATGCAGGGCATGAAATTAGAACGCATTGCACAATTTTTAGGACATAAAAGTTTAGAAAGCACCCAAGTTTATGCTCACACAGCAGCAGAACTTGAAGGGAAATAAAAATTATTAATATTATGGACTTTAGAAAATATCTTGAAAAGCAGCAGTACTCAACAAATACCATAGAAAGTTATTTAAAAGCATCCGATAAATTTTTGGAATGGCTCAAAGAAGAAGGCATTAAGCCACACGAAGCACGATACAACGATATGCTTGCATTTATAAGGCATGAAACTAATGCAGGACAAACCAAGCGACAAATAAACGCATATCTGACAGTAATAAGGCACTATTTTAATTATCTTATCAAAATAGGCAAAGCAAAAGATAATGTAGCTGCAAATCTTTATATACAGGGAGTATCAAGAAGAATACCGCATGACTTACTTGATGAAGAAACTTTGAAAAACATTTATGAAAAATATCCGGTGAAAGGATTTATCGGAAAACGAAACAGAGCTATTTTAGGAATGATGGTATATCAGGGATTAACCACCGAAGAATTAGCTAAACTTGAATTAGAGCATATACAAATTAAAGAGGGGAAAATTTATGTTCCCGGAAGCAGAAGAAGTAACAGTCGTATTTTACCTCTTGCAGCTCAACAAGTCATGGAACTGCACGATTACATTAATAAAACACG
It includes:
- a CDS encoding tyrosine-type recombinase/integrase; the encoded protein is MKSMELNHKDFIRLEYGFREWLSLLGYAGTSVYGIPNSIREFLAWLEQNRIFDINNITSDHVNEYFETLRHRINTRREGGLSNSYLNKHSQALKRFSTYLRETSGNGFSVEIKTIKQERNIKDVLTIKEVQLLFDATNDTALGLRDRVMLSIYYGCGLRRNEGIQMDTDDILFDRKLLYIRKGKNYTERYVPVREKIIKYIADYINSGRTALIRESHSGNAFLLSERGERINGQSLLLRLKQLKEATGDTELMQKNIGLHSLRHSIATHLLMQGMKLERIAQFLGHKSLESTQVYAHTAAELEGK
- a CDS encoding tyrosine-type recombinase/integrase, with protein sequence MDFRKYLEKQQYSTNTIESYLKASDKFLEWLKEEGIKPHEARYNDMLAFIRHETNAGQTKRQINAYLTVIRHYFNYLIKIGKAKDNVAANLYIQGVSRRIPHDLLDEETLKNIYEKYPVKGFIGKRNRAILGMMVYQGLTTEELAKLELEHIQIKEGKIYVPGSRRSNSRILPLAAQQVMELHDYINKTRLLILEITEKENNKLFTSIGVSGRFHNIMDKLLKNVRKYIPELKSAKQIRMSVITYWLEKFNLREVQYMAGHRYVSSTERYQLTNLDDLQNDLNEYHPL